The genomic DNA AAAGGATAAACCCCGAGGAGTTTATTTTGAGGGTAAGGCCGAACTATTAGCAGATGTTCAGACTTCTGATCTGGCCTATATAGCTTTAAGTGATCGATTCAATTTAGGCGAAGAAATTCTAGCTGAAGCTAAAAACCAAGATGGCCATCGGTTTTATCGAATTAAGGTCAGCAAATTTTACCTTTTTGATTCAAGAGAATCGAAACCTAGTCAAAAATATGAATTGCCCTGGGCAAAATAGACCGGACAACCCTATACCCTAGCGACTCCGTAAGCGGTATAATCTAGGAGATATGGCCAAAAAACGCCGCACCAAGAAGAAGGATAACTCCAAGCCAAAGGAGGAACTCAGCCC from Candidatus Saccharimonadales bacterium includes the following:
- a CDS encoding pyridoxamine 5'-phosphate oxidase family protein, which encodes MITDVEKTIRDYIDQVIHLSLATSSNDKPWVCEVHYAYDQDLNLYFRSLESTRHSQEIAQNPNIAGNIVEPHGLKDKPRGVYFEGKAELLADVQTSDLAYIALSDRFNLGEEILAEAKNQDGHRFYRIKVSKFYLFDSRESKPSQKYELPWAK